Proteins from one Bdellovibrio svalbardensis genomic window:
- a CDS encoding EI24 domain-containing protein — MNDFWHDEPIEALASVERKVKYLEMSKILEALRQSFESLLSLRMFLLVIIPPMFAVGVIFFIFFASWEGWSLGLTNFLHTFGPMNWLENLIGFHEIAGFVAMIALVLLFIPMAYLTAVIFTSIFVLPIALKWVAEADFKHLEKKRGGSIVGSLWNTLFATGVFVVAFFVTLPLWFLPGFQLLVPLILTSWLNKKVFLYDVLQDYASQEERRQIEKEESHRLYGMGMLLGLCSYIPLAIFIVPVFSALSYTYYGLNELSRRRGLVQGKS; from the coding sequence ATGAATGATTTTTGGCATGATGAGCCTATTGAAGCACTTGCTTCTGTAGAGAGGAAGGTCAAATATCTAGAAATGAGCAAAATTCTTGAAGCACTTCGACAATCCTTTGAGTCACTCCTCAGTCTGCGCATGTTCTTGTTGGTCATTATACCGCCCATGTTTGCGGTGGGGGTGATTTTTTTCATATTCTTCGCAAGCTGGGAAGGCTGGAGTCTTGGACTTACAAATTTCCTCCACACCTTTGGTCCGATGAATTGGTTGGAGAATCTGATTGGTTTTCATGAGATCGCGGGCTTCGTTGCAATGATCGCCTTGGTGTTGCTGTTTATTCCAATGGCCTATCTGACGGCGGTGATTTTCACCTCGATTTTTGTTTTACCGATTGCTCTCAAGTGGGTCGCGGAGGCCGACTTCAAACATCTGGAAAAAAAGCGCGGGGGCTCCATTGTTGGAAGTCTTTGGAACACTCTATTCGCGACAGGAGTGTTCGTGGTCGCTTTTTTTGTGACTTTGCCTTTGTGGTTTTTGCCGGGCTTCCAATTGCTGGTGCCGTTGATTTTGACTTCTTGGTTGAATAAGAAAGTGTTCCTTTATGATGTTCTTCAGGACTATGCCAGCCAGGAAGAACGCCGTCAGATCGAAAAGGAAGAGTCTCACAGACTTTACGGGATGGGCATGTTGCTGGGATTGTGCTCTTATATCCCCCTGGCGATCTTTATCGTGCCGGTCTTTTCTGCTCTCAGTTACACCTATTACGGTTTAAATGAACTGAGTCGCCGCCGAGGCTTGGTGCAGGGTAAATCTTAG
- the pstA gene encoding phosphate ABC transporter permease PstA: METREELLANIKGRQRWDFIFAMMGLMSLMFALLTLLALIVDLAMTGVPRIDWAFFTNFPSRFPQKAGILSAWVGSFCIMMTTAFCAIPLGIAAGVYLEEYAKKNWVSQLIELNIINLAGIPSITYGLMALGLFVYQFKLGQSILTAGLTLGLLVLPIIIVTTREAIRSIPNIIREASYAMGASKWQTIRYHILPYSTGGILTGVIISLSRAIGETAPLITIGALTFIAFLPTPPITGHVPFVSFQWLMDPFTVMPIQMFNWLSRPQAEFHVNAAATGVVLLCMTLIMNGGAIYLRSRFRKKMKW, translated from the coding sequence ATGGAAACTCGGGAAGAGCTTCTAGCGAATATCAAAGGACGCCAAAGATGGGATTTTATCTTTGCGATGATGGGGCTGATGTCTTTGATGTTTGCTTTGTTGACCTTGCTGGCTTTGATCGTGGATCTGGCGATGACCGGTGTGCCTCGCATTGATTGGGCCTTCTTCACTAATTTCCCGTCGCGCTTCCCTCAAAAAGCGGGGATCTTGTCAGCGTGGGTGGGGTCCTTCTGTATTATGATGACGACAGCTTTCTGTGCGATCCCCTTGGGAATTGCTGCTGGCGTTTATCTGGAAGAGTACGCGAAGAAAAACTGGGTGTCGCAACTGATTGAGCTTAATATTATTAATCTCGCAGGGATTCCGTCCATCACTTACGGTTTGATGGCATTGGGTCTTTTTGTTTATCAATTTAAACTGGGGCAAAGTATCCTCACTGCCGGTTTGACCTTGGGGCTTTTGGTCTTGCCGATTATTATCGTAACCACGCGCGAAGCCATTCGTTCGATTCCAAATATTATCAGAGAAGCCAGCTATGCGATGGGTGCGAGCAAATGGCAGACTATCCGCTATCATATTTTGCCATACTCCACAGGCGGAATTCTGACGGGAGTGATCATCTCATTGTCCCGTGCTATCGGAGAGACCGCTCCTTTGATCACAATCGGGGCTTTGACTTTCATTGCCTTTTTGCCCACGCCGCCGATTACGGGGCATGTTCCTTTTGTTAGTTTTCAGTGGCTCATGGATCCATTCACCGTAATGCCGATTCAGATGTTCAATTGGCTATCACGTCCTCAGGCTGAGTTCCATGTGAACGCGGCAGCGACGGGTGTGGTGCTTTTGTGTATGACTTTGATTATGAATGGCGGAGCGATTTACTTGCGCTCTCGTTTCCGTAAAAAGATG
- a CDS encoding PstS family phosphate ABC transporter substrate-binding protein gives MASVLLTQAQAQVPVIRIDGSSTVFPITEAMAEDFQTMVRGKVRVTVGVSGTGGGFKKFCRGETDIQDASRPIQQKELEACRAKGVKFIEIPIAFDAAAIVVSTKNTWIQQISIPELKKIWSPDAQGKIKKWSDVNPAWPQERLNLYGPGSDSGTFDYFTEAVVGKAHSSRGDYTASQDHNVTVAGVTQDKWALAYIPLSYYEENKSKLKVLGLIGGEKSPKKSEPVLPSRETVETGVYFPLSRPIFIYVNEASLNKQWVAQFVKYYLKEAPRIVPEVKYVPLPAKAYEMGLSRVQGKKLGTVFGGHSEIGLKLDELLNREGSL, from the coding sequence ATGGCGTCAGTCCTATTGACGCAAGCACAGGCTCAAGTGCCTGTGATCCGCATTGATGGCTCCAGCACAGTCTTCCCAATCACTGAAGCCATGGCAGAGGACTTTCAGACTATGGTGCGCGGAAAAGTTCGTGTGACCGTTGGAGTTTCCGGCACAGGCGGTGGATTTAAGAAATTCTGCCGTGGGGAAACCGACATTCAGGATGCCTCTCGTCCTATTCAGCAAAAAGAGCTGGAAGCCTGCCGCGCCAAAGGCGTTAAATTTATCGAAATCCCCATTGCTTTTGACGCAGCTGCTATCGTCGTCAGCACCAAGAACACTTGGATTCAACAGATCTCAATTCCGGAACTCAAGAAGATCTGGTCACCTGATGCCCAAGGGAAGATCAAAAAATGGAGTGACGTCAATCCGGCATGGCCCCAAGAACGTTTGAATCTTTATGGCCCCGGATCAGACTCAGGCACTTTTGATTATTTTACTGAAGCCGTTGTTGGGAAAGCGCACTCCTCTCGAGGCGACTATACCGCCAGCCAAGATCACAATGTGACTGTGGCCGGTGTGACTCAGGACAAGTGGGCCTTGGCATATATTCCGCTTTCTTATTACGAAGAAAACAAAAGTAAACTGAAAGTCTTAGGTTTGATTGGCGGAGAAAAATCTCCGAAAAAGTCTGAACCTGTTTTGCCAAGCCGTGAGACTGTGGAAACGGGCGTGTATTTTCCTTTGTCACGACCGATCTTTATTTACGTGAATGAAGCTTCTTTGAATAAACAGTGGGTGGCGCAGTTCGTGAAATATTATTTGAAGGAAGCGCCGCGAATTGTTCCTGAAGTGAAGTATGTTCCCTTGCCAGCAAAAGCCTATGAAATGGGGCTTTCTCGCGTGCAGGGTAAAAAGCTGGGGACCGTGTTTGGCGGTCATTCTGAAATTGGTCTGAAGTTGGATGAGCTTTTGAACCGCGAGGGTTCGCTATAA
- a CDS encoding Fur family transcriptional regulator, producing the protein MSKCNHERKNIDIDSLNERVRKAGMKLTQQRMQMLKILLHHPEPISADEIFKKIDSKADGMDLVTIYRILKKFEEAELVSRLEFGDGVARFELTLESGHHHHHVICRQCQRVEPLHICDLAAHIKMVEGMGYKQVSHRLDFFGLCSKCQ; encoded by the coding sequence GTGAGCAAATGTAACCACGAGCGCAAAAATATTGATATCGACTCCCTCAATGAGCGAGTTCGTAAAGCGGGGATGAAACTCACCCAGCAGCGCATGCAAATGCTGAAGATCCTTCTTCATCATCCGGAGCCTATTTCAGCGGATGAAATTTTCAAAAAAATTGATTCCAAAGCTGACGGTATGGATCTGGTTACGATCTATCGCATTCTTAAAAAATTCGAAGAAGCAGAATTGGTTTCCCGCCTTGAATTCGGGGATGGGGTTGCGCGCTTCGAACTGACGCTAGAGTCAGGTCATCACCATCATCACGTTATCTGTCGTCAATGTCAGCGTGTTGAACCTTTGCATATTTGCGACCTTGCTGCGCACATCAAAATGGTCGAAGGAATGGGCTACAAACAAGTGTCCCATCGCCTCGATTTCTTCGGTCTCTGTTCTAAATGTCAGTAA
- a CDS encoding PAS domain-containing sensor histidine kinase, with translation MTNTTFKDQTNLLEKINRAIPNSIYIFDVVEQSMVWFNERVQAMYGYSVEEVRAMGPDYWAQTMHPDDIPYLAESLAKVLSLKDGEVIELEYRFKDQKGEYHWLSDRVTVFTRDTEGKVLSLLGVATDIDDRKAYEETLKKTIEKLNMSLGAANMGTWEWDVLQESARWDARMYQIHSGESNMEANALAEFRKRIHKEDAEIVQQRFDEAVRLKQDVYLTYRVTWDNGEIHHVRCYGRFLSPGQDSRIYGVCWDSTEEIQTERQIEEARAKLIANTKMAALGEMSGGIAHEINNPLTVIQARAFQLTQMVESGRPDTEKIKQAAESISRTADKIAKIVKSLRSFSREGSNDPFDIVSVKEIISETLEFCRTRFYNHGVDIVVEEVDEELEIECRLVQIEQVLLNLLNNSFDAIQELEEKWIQVKVEAQDEYIDIKVIDSGIGISEEEAEKIMLPFFTTKEVGKGTGLGLSISSGIVKSHNGELFLEPRTKNTTFVIRVPRLQQNPE, from the coding sequence ATGACCAACACGACCTTTAAAGATCAAACCAATCTGCTTGAAAAAATCAATCGTGCTATTCCCAATAGCATCTACATCTTCGACGTCGTCGAGCAGAGCATGGTGTGGTTCAACGAACGCGTGCAGGCAATGTATGGTTATTCGGTCGAAGAAGTTCGCGCCATGGGCCCTGATTACTGGGCGCAAACCATGCACCCGGACGACATCCCCTACTTGGCAGAGAGTCTTGCCAAAGTTCTAAGCCTCAAAGACGGCGAAGTGATTGAGCTTGAATACAGATTTAAGGATCAAAAAGGCGAATATCATTGGCTCAGCGACCGCGTCACTGTTTTCACTCGTGATACCGAGGGCAAGGTCCTTTCACTTCTTGGGGTCGCAACTGATATTGATGATCGCAAAGCCTATGAAGAGACCTTGAAGAAAACCATTGAGAAACTCAATATGTCATTAGGTGCGGCAAACATGGGCACTTGGGAATGGGATGTTCTGCAAGAGTCGGCTCGCTGGGATGCGCGCATGTACCAAATTCATAGCGGTGAATCCAATATGGAAGCCAATGCCCTCGCAGAGTTTAGAAAGCGAATTCATAAAGAAGATGCCGAGATTGTCCAACAGCGCTTCGACGAAGCCGTCCGACTCAAGCAAGACGTCTATCTCACCTACCGTGTCACTTGGGACAATGGCGAGATTCATCACGTCCGCTGCTATGGAAGATTCTTAAGCCCCGGGCAAGATTCAAGAATCTACGGCGTCTGTTGGGACTCCACAGAAGAGATTCAAACGGAACGACAAATTGAAGAGGCCCGTGCCAAGTTAATTGCCAATACCAAGATGGCGGCACTGGGGGAAATGTCTGGCGGTATCGCCCATGAGATCAACAATCCTTTAACGGTCATCCAAGCGCGCGCCTTCCAGCTGACACAGATGGTGGAGAGCGGCCGTCCTGACACTGAAAAGATCAAACAAGCTGCCGAAAGTATCAGTCGCACCGCAGATAAAATTGCAAAGATCGTCAAGTCGTTGAGATCTTTCTCTCGCGAAGGTTCCAATGACCCTTTTGATATCGTCAGCGTTAAAGAGATCATCTCTGAAACTTTAGAGTTTTGTCGCACTCGATTTTACAATCATGGCGTCGATATCGTCGTGGAAGAAGTTGACGAAGAACTTGAGATCGAATGCCGTTTGGTGCAAATCGAGCAAGTTCTATTGAATCTTCTCAATAATTCTTTTGATGCGATTCAAGAGCTGGAAGAAAAATGGATTCAAGTCAAAGTGGAAGCTCAAGATGAATATATCGACATCAAAGTGATCGACTCTGGAATTGGAATTTCCGAGGAAGAAGCAGAGAAAATCATGCTACCCTTCTTCACAACCAAGGAAGTTGGCAAGGGTACAGGTTTGGGCCTGAGTATTTCATCGGGCATCGTGAAGAGTCACAATGGAGAACTCTTTTTGGAGCCGCGAACAAAAAACACCACTTTCGTGATCCGTGTCCCCCGCCTTCAGCAAAATCCAGAATAA
- a CDS encoding fatty acid cis/trans isomerase: protein MQFIKILTVCFISVVMAGVFNAPALAQEPNLDFYTQRVQPIFNNRCLSCHSCFNAPCQLNLQNFDGFARGASNLNVYNGSRLKAVEPTRMWVDAKSTEAWRKKGFFDVHTSNQPNLDLFFSMVNLRSSKPRASISKGVAESQVCAANMLEFKVLELTAPELGMPYGLPPIASEDLAILENWVKNGAQGPTAETKKQFHAISSESLKQVREWEGFFNRDDLRQKLVSRYLYEHLFLAHIYFPNSPREFFRLVRSSTACDKGVEEIATRRPNDDPGVRNVFYCLQKFPGTIVMKTHLPYEWNPEKMKRYQELFFSGNWTVSSLPNYKNSVAENPFIAFKDIPVKARYQFLLDDAQYEVATFIKGPVCNGSQAVNSIQEQFYTFFLSPDADNMVLSPDYEKKANNLLILPGMWGSDIELLDTPLFLKKLVDYREAYRKLRVEELKKVRPEGYSLKDIWDGDGNNPNAVLTVFRHDQNAVVMKGAVGDLSKTAFVLDYPLLERLVYNLVVNFDVFGNVSHQLLTRDYMDLIRMEAEELFLMFLPPEQRITYRRAWYQGLFASAKMNYIFPTVGFSEPTGIRYTDPNKTKKQFVEKILFYRMNEKVRGSLDALNWKNLELPESLLGEFKATGYDAEFRRIASVPASSKPFAQFFPDVAYVMVKGKTGTKVYSLIHNKEHENISWITGESLRMAPQEDTLTFREGYWASYPNMIFTVNGKDLKKFVDKISGIKSDKEYQALVDGYGVRRQNPKFWVHYDELNKVYRDTNPVNFGYLDLTRYDL from the coding sequence ATGCAATTTATTAAGATCTTAACAGTCTGTTTTATTTCAGTTGTGATGGCCGGCGTCTTCAATGCTCCCGCTCTGGCGCAAGAACCCAATCTCGATTTTTACACTCAAAGAGTGCAGCCGATTTTTAACAATCGCTGTCTCTCTTGCCATAGCTGTTTTAATGCTCCCTGCCAGTTGAACCTGCAAAACTTTGATGGTTTTGCCCGCGGCGCCTCGAATCTCAATGTTTATAATGGATCTCGTCTAAAAGCTGTGGAGCCTACGCGCATGTGGGTCGATGCGAAGTCTACGGAGGCTTGGCGCAAAAAAGGTTTCTTTGACGTCCACACATCGAATCAGCCGAATCTGGATCTCTTTTTCAGCATGGTCAATTTACGTTCTTCTAAGCCACGCGCTTCGATCTCTAAGGGAGTTGCGGAATCTCAAGTCTGCGCGGCCAATATGTTGGAGTTCAAAGTATTAGAACTAACAGCCCCTGAGCTTGGAATGCCCTATGGATTGCCACCCATCGCTTCTGAAGATCTGGCCATCTTGGAAAACTGGGTTAAGAATGGGGCGCAGGGCCCCACTGCCGAAACTAAAAAACAGTTTCATGCGATCTCGTCAGAAAGCTTGAAGCAGGTTCGTGAGTGGGAAGGGTTCTTCAACCGCGATGATTTACGCCAAAAGTTGGTAAGTCGTTATCTTTACGAACATCTTTTTTTAGCTCATATCTATTTTCCGAATAGCCCCCGCGAGTTCTTTAGATTGGTACGATCTAGCACCGCCTGCGATAAAGGCGTCGAAGAAATTGCAACTCGCAGACCCAATGATGACCCGGGAGTTCGAAATGTCTTCTACTGCCTGCAGAAGTTCCCGGGCACGATCGTTATGAAGACCCATCTTCCTTATGAGTGGAACCCTGAGAAGATGAAGCGCTATCAAGAGCTGTTTTTCTCTGGCAATTGGACAGTGAGTTCACTTCCCAACTACAAAAACAGCGTTGCCGAAAATCCGTTTATAGCCTTTAAGGATATTCCGGTGAAAGCTCGCTATCAGTTTCTTTTGGATGATGCCCAGTACGAAGTGGCAACCTTCATCAAAGGCCCGGTTTGTAACGGCAGTCAGGCTGTAAACTCTATTCAAGAGCAGTTCTACACCTTCTTCTTAAGTCCTGATGCTGACAATATGGTGTTGTCTCCAGATTACGAAAAGAAGGCCAATAATCTTTTGATCCTTCCTGGAATGTGGGGGAGTGATATTGAGCTCTTGGATACGCCTCTGTTCTTGAAAAAGTTGGTCGACTATCGAGAGGCTTATCGCAAGCTTCGCGTTGAGGAATTAAAGAAAGTCCGTCCAGAGGGCTACTCTTTGAAAGACATCTGGGATGGTGACGGAAATAATCCGAATGCGGTTTTGACAGTATTTCGTCATGATCAAAATGCAGTGGTCATGAAGGGCGCCGTTGGCGATCTTTCGAAGACGGCCTTTGTTTTGGATTATCCGTTGTTGGAGCGTTTGGTTTACAACTTGGTCGTAAACTTCGATGTCTTCGGAAATGTCAGTCATCAGTTGCTGACTCGCGACTATATGGACTTGATCCGTATGGAAGCTGAGGAGTTGTTCCTGATGTTCCTTCCGCCAGAGCAGCGCATTACTTATCGCAGGGCCTGGTATCAAGGGTTGTTCGCGTCTGCGAAAATGAACTATATCTTCCCAACAGTTGGATTCAGTGAGCCCACAGGAATTCGCTACACAGATCCCAATAAGACAAAAAAACAATTCGTGGAAAAGATATTGTTCTACCGAATGAATGAGAAGGTGCGCGGTTCTCTGGATGCTTTGAATTGGAAGAATTTAGAGCTTCCCGAAAGTCTACTGGGTGAATTTAAAGCCACGGGTTATGATGCTGAATTCCGCCGTATTGCTTCGGTCCCGGCTAGTAGCAAGCCATTTGCGCAGTTCTTCCCGGATGTCGCCTATGTGATGGTGAAAGGGAAAACCGGAACGAAAGTGTATTCTTTGATTCACAATAAAGAGCACGAAAATATTTCGTGGATCACTGGAGAATCTTTGCGTATGGCTCCCCAGGAGGACACTTTGACTTTCCGAGAGGGGTATTGGGCTTCTTATCCGAATATGATCTTCACTGTGAATGGAAAAGATCTTAAGAAGTTTGTCGATAAGATTTCGGGAATCAAGTCCGACAAAGAATATCAAGCTCTTGTTGATGGTTACGGCGTGCGCAGACAAAATCCAAAATTCTGGGTGCACTACGATGAGCTGAATAAGGTCTATCGCGACACCAACCCGGTGAATTTTGGTTATCTCGATCTTACTCGCTATGATCTTTAA
- the ydiK gene encoding AI-2E family transporter YdiK: protein MESAPTGLTRTLIATFLIAILAAGCIWVLSPFIAAIVWAAMIVVATWPLLLSVQRHVGNSRKLAVTCMVAAMALIVLLPLTLAVYALLSRADEAITWARNLESFTLPPAPEWLLKAPVLGSRISEKWNTIAAEGSGSLAKYLQPYARSAASWIVGAAQSTGLLFVHLILTIALVGIFYATGEKVARSLILFCRRIAGDRGESSVILAGQSIKAVALGIVVTALVQSILGGLGVWLAGIPFTGVLVALMFIFCIAQLGPTIPMLIGVAWMYTHDKSSAGTALLVWTLAVGLLDNFLRPLLIKRGADLPLLLILAGVIGGLLSFGVVGLFIGPVFLAVTYRLLQAWVLETETFETSAEIPSDKISPNTSTLSSAPMPQEFLDH, encoded by the coding sequence ATGGAATCAGCGCCAACGGGTCTTACTAGAACTCTGATCGCAACTTTCTTAATCGCCATCTTGGCTGCGGGCTGCATCTGGGTATTAAGCCCCTTTATTGCCGCGATTGTTTGGGCCGCGATGATTGTTGTTGCGACCTGGCCCCTATTACTTTCAGTGCAGCGCCATGTTGGCAACAGCCGCAAACTGGCCGTGACTTGCATGGTTGCCGCGATGGCATTGATTGTACTTCTTCCCTTAACCCTAGCAGTCTACGCGCTTCTTTCCCGTGCCGATGAAGCGATCACTTGGGCCAGAAATCTTGAAAGCTTTACGCTGCCGCCAGCTCCCGAATGGCTACTTAAAGCACCAGTTTTGGGTTCTAGAATTTCAGAAAAATGGAATACCATTGCGGCCGAGGGTTCGGGAAGTTTGGCAAAGTATCTTCAACCTTACGCTAGAAGTGCTGCCTCTTGGATTGTAGGCGCAGCCCAAAGCACAGGCCTGTTATTCGTCCACCTTATACTGACGATTGCCTTGGTGGGGATTTTTTATGCTACCGGAGAAAAAGTTGCCCGTTCTTTGATTCTTTTCTGCCGTCGTATCGCCGGAGATCGCGGAGAGTCTTCAGTCATTTTAGCCGGACAATCGATCAAAGCCGTCGCACTGGGAATCGTCGTCACAGCGTTGGTTCAATCCATCTTGGGTGGACTTGGAGTGTGGCTCGCGGGCATTCCCTTTACCGGAGTCCTTGTTGCTTTGATGTTTATATTTTGTATCGCCCAACTCGGCCCCACCATTCCTATGCTGATTGGGGTCGCTTGGATGTACACCCACGATAAATCTTCTGCAGGCACAGCCTTACTTGTATGGACGCTCGCCGTGGGCCTACTTGATAATTTCCTAAGACCTTTGCTGATCAAAAGAGGAGCTGACCTGCCATTGCTACTGATTTTAGCGGGGGTTATTGGAGGTCTTTTAAGTTTTGGTGTTGTCGGACTTTTCATTGGCCCCGTGTTTCTTGCAGTCACCTATCGCTTGTTGCAAGCTTGGGTGTTAGAAACCGAGACCTTTGAAACGAGCGCTGAAATTCCTTCTGACAAAATCTCGCCGAATACATCAACTTTGTCGAGCGCCCCCATGCCGCAGGAATTCTTGGATCACTGA
- the pstC gene encoding phosphate ABC transporter permease subunit PstC: protein MRRLKERVIEFILFLAAASSVLVTVGIVGILVMESIPFFETVTLKEFLTDTEWTPLFENAHYGILPLINGTFLTTMIALIVAIPLGTIAAAFLSEYVRPGVREVLKPILEMLAAVPTVVYGYFALLFVTPLLQKVIPSLGGFNVLSAGLVMGVMIIPYVSSLSEDAMRSVPGHLREASFAVGASRMQTAFRVVIPAAFSGITSAYVLGISRAFGETMVVAIAAGMQPNLTLNPTEPAATITAFIVQVSLGDLPHGSIGFRSIYVAGLSLLILTLCFNIIGLWLRKKFQEKE, encoded by the coding sequence ATGCGCCGTTTGAAAGAACGTGTGATCGAATTCATTCTTTTTCTTGCCGCAGCCTCTTCTGTTTTGGTGACTGTTGGAATCGTCGGAATCTTGGTGATGGAGAGTATTCCGTTCTTCGAGACCGTGACCTTGAAAGAGTTCCTCACTGACACCGAATGGACTCCGCTATTTGAAAACGCCCATTATGGGATCTTGCCTTTAATCAACGGAACTTTCTTGACGACAATGATCGCTTTGATCGTGGCCATTCCATTGGGGACGATTGCGGCAGCTTTCTTGAGCGAATACGTTCGTCCCGGAGTGCGCGAAGTTTTAAAGCCGATTCTGGAAATGCTCGCAGCAGTTCCTACAGTTGTTTACGGTTACTTTGCTTTGCTCTTTGTCACGCCTCTGTTGCAAAAGGTGATTCCTTCTTTGGGAGGATTTAACGTTTTAAGTGCGGGCTTGGTGATGGGTGTGATGATCATTCCTTACGTGAGCAGTTTAAGCGAAGATGCCATGCGATCTGTGCCAGGGCATTTGCGCGAGGCTTCGTTCGCAGTGGGGGCTTCACGCATGCAAACGGCTTTCCGCGTGGTGATCCCGGCGGCATTTTCAGGAATTACTTCCGCTTATGTGTTGGGGATTTCTCGTGCCTTTGGTGAAACGATGGTTGTGGCCATTGCCGCAGGGATGCAGCCGAATTTGACTTTGAATCCCACAGAGCCAGCTGCGACGATCACCGCGTTCATCGTGCAGGTCAGTCTTGGTGACTTGCCTCACGGTTCGATCGGTTTTAGGTCAATCTATGTCGCGGGCTTAAGCCTTTTGATTCTCACTTTGTGTTTTAATATTATCGGCCTGTGGCTACGCAAAAAGTTTCAGGAGAAGGAATAG
- a CDS encoding histidine phosphatase family protein: MPKIIHLFRHGQTDWNNIQRLQGHTDIPLNDEGRKQAQSLQDFFVKNPVEVILTSDLSRAQETAQIANQKLAAPYLISPDFREVKLGEIEGLTYEQVLSQHGEEKWKRWQSVNPAHFDFAFKDGETGFQALARFTSALEKFCREESFTTAGLCTHGLMMRRFLHKLRPTLTEPLPVPNCSVFTVQWSEEKGFIF, translated from the coding sequence ATGCCAAAAATCATTCATCTCTTCCGCCACGGACAAACTGACTGGAACAATATTCAACGTCTTCAGGGGCACACTGACATTCCTCTCAATGACGAGGGACGCAAACAAGCGCAAAGTCTTCAGGATTTTTTTGTTAAGAATCCAGTGGAGGTGATTTTGACCAGTGATTTAAGCCGCGCCCAAGAAACGGCGCAAATTGCCAACCAAAAACTGGCGGCACCTTATCTGATTTCACCTGATTTTCGCGAAGTGAAATTAGGCGAGATCGAGGGACTGACTTACGAGCAAGTTCTAAGTCAGCACGGCGAGGAAAAATGGAAGCGTTGGCAATCTGTGAATCCGGCCCACTTTGACTTCGCCTTCAAGGACGGAGAAACAGGATTTCAGGCTCTAGCGAGATTTACTTCAGCCTTGGAAAAATTCTGTCGAGAAGAGTCTTTCACTACAGCAGGGCTTTGTACACACGGCCTGATGATGAGACGTTTCTTGCACAAATTAAGACCCACCCTTACCGAGCCTCTTCCCGTCCCCAACTGCTCGGTTTTCACCGTGCAGTGGAGTGAAGAAAAAGGCTTTATTTTTTAA